In Strigops habroptila isolate Jane chromosome 16, bStrHab1.2.pri, whole genome shotgun sequence, a genomic segment contains:
- the LOC115617459 gene encoding E3 ubiquitin-protein ligase TRIM62 isoform X2, whose translation MACSLKDELLCSICLSIYQDPVSFGLKLANIVERYSAFPLDTLLGAQRSPFPCKDHEKVKLFCLTDRAVVCFFCDEPAMHEQHQVTNVDDAFEELQRELREQLQGLQESERGHTEALQVLRRQLAETKSSAKSLRVTIGEAFERLHRLLRERQKAMLEELEADTARTLTDIEQKMQRCSQQLRRVQEGSQILQERLAEADKHVFLAGVASLSERLKGKIHETNLTYEDFPTSKYMGPLQYTIWKSLFQDIHPVPAALTLDPGTAHHRLILSDDCTIVAYGNLHPQPLQDSPRRFDVEVSVLGSEAFGAGVHYWEVVVSEKTQWMIGLAHEAVTRKGSIQIQPSRGFYCIVMHDGNQYSACTEPWTRLNVKSKLEKVGVFLDYDKGLLIFYNADDMSWLYTFRERFPGKLCSYFSPGQSHANGKNVQPLRINTVRI comes from the exons ATGGCCTGCAGCCTGAAGGAcgagctgctctgctccatctGCCTGAGCATCTACCAGGACCCGGTGAGCTTCGG CCTCAAGCTGGCCAACATCGTGGAGCGGTACAGCGCCTTCCCCCTGGACACGCTGCTGGGCGCCCAGcgcagccccttcccctgcaAGGACCACGAGAAGGTCAAGCTCTTCTGCCTGACCGACCGCGCCGTCGTCTGCTTCTTCTGCGACGAGCCCGCCATGCACGAGCAGCACCAGGTCACCAACGTGGATGATGCGTTCGAGGAGCTGCAG CGGGAGCTGCgggagcagctccaggggctgcaggagagTGAGCGCGGCCACACGGAAGCTCTGCAGGTCCTGCGGCGGCAGCTCGCCGAGACCAAG TCCTCAGCCAAGAGCCTGCGGGTGACCATCGGGGAAGCGTTCGAGCGGCTGCACCGGCTGCTGCGGGAGCGGCAGAAGGCgatgctggaggagctggaggccGACACGGCGCGGACGCTCACCGACATCGAGCAGAAGATGCAGcgctgcagccagcagctgcgCAGGGTGCAGGAGGGCAGCCAGATCCTGCAGGAGCGCCTGGCCGAGGCCGACAAACACGTCTTCCTGGCCGGCGTCGCCTCCCTTTCCGAGAG GCTCAAAGGGAAGATCCATGAGACCAACCTGACCTACGAGGACTTCCCCACCTCCAAGTACATGGGGCCGCTGCAGTACACCATCTGGAAATCGCTCTTCCAGGATATCCATCCTG TGCCGGCGGCGCTGACGCTGGACCCCGGCACCGCTCACCACCGCCTCATCCTGTCGGACGACTGCACCATCGTGGCTTACGGCAACCTGCACCCGCAGCCGCTGCAGGACTCCCCCCGGCGCTTCGATGTGGAGGTTTCGGTGCTGGGCTCGGAGGCTTTTGGCGCTGGGGTGCACTACTGGGAGGTGGTGGTGTCCGAGAAGACCCAGTGGATGATCGGGTTGGCGCACGAAGCCGTCACCCGCAAGGGCAGCATCCAAATCCAGCCCAGCCGCGGGTTCTACTGCATCGTCATGCACGACGGCAACCAGTACAGCGCCTGCACCGAGCCCTGGACCCGGCTCAACGTCAAGAGCAAGCTGGAGAAGGTGGGGGTCTTCCTGGACTACGACAAAGGGCTTCTCATCTTCTACAATGCCGACGACATGTCCTGGCTCTACACCTTCCGGGAGCGCTTTCCCGGGAAGCTCTGCTCCTATTTCAGCCCCGGGCAGAGCCACGCCAACGGGAAGAACGTCCAACCGCTCCGCATCAACACTGTGCGCATCTGA
- the LOC115617459 gene encoding E3 ubiquitin-protein ligase TRIM62 isoform X3, with product MHEQHQVTNVDDAFEELQRELREQLQGLQESERGHTEALQVLRRQLAETKSSAKSLRVTIGEAFERLHRLLRERQKAMLEELEADTARTLTDIEQKMQRCSQQLRRVQEGSQILQERLAEADKHVFLAGVASLSERLKGKIHETNLTYEDFPTSKYMGPLQYTIWKSLFQDIHPVPAALTLDPGTAHHRLILSDDCTIVAYGNLHPQPLQDSPRRFDVEVSVLGSEAFGAGVHYWEVVVSEKTQWMIGLAHEAVTRKGSIQIQPSRGFYCIVMHDGNQYSACTEPWTRLNVKSKLEKVGVFLDYDKGLLIFYNADDMSWLYTFRERFPGKLCSYFSPGQSHANGKNVQPLRINTVRI from the exons ATGCACGAGCAGCACCAGGTCACCAACGTGGATGATGCGTTCGAGGAGCTGCAG CGGGAGCTGCgggagcagctccaggggctgcaggagagTGAGCGCGGCCACACGGAAGCTCTGCAGGTCCTGCGGCGGCAGCTCGCCGAGACCAAG TCCTCAGCCAAGAGCCTGCGGGTGACCATCGGGGAAGCGTTCGAGCGGCTGCACCGGCTGCTGCGGGAGCGGCAGAAGGCgatgctggaggagctggaggccGACACGGCGCGGACGCTCACCGACATCGAGCAGAAGATGCAGcgctgcagccagcagctgcgCAGGGTGCAGGAGGGCAGCCAGATCCTGCAGGAGCGCCTGGCCGAGGCCGACAAACACGTCTTCCTGGCCGGCGTCGCCTCCCTTTCCGAGAG GCTCAAAGGGAAGATCCATGAGACCAACCTGACCTACGAGGACTTCCCCACCTCCAAGTACATGGGGCCGCTGCAGTACACCATCTGGAAATCGCTCTTCCAGGATATCCATCCTG TGCCGGCGGCGCTGACGCTGGACCCCGGCACCGCTCACCACCGCCTCATCCTGTCGGACGACTGCACCATCGTGGCTTACGGCAACCTGCACCCGCAGCCGCTGCAGGACTCCCCCCGGCGCTTCGATGTGGAGGTTTCGGTGCTGGGCTCGGAGGCTTTTGGCGCTGGGGTGCACTACTGGGAGGTGGTGGTGTCCGAGAAGACCCAGTGGATGATCGGGTTGGCGCACGAAGCCGTCACCCGCAAGGGCAGCATCCAAATCCAGCCCAGCCGCGGGTTCTACTGCATCGTCATGCACGACGGCAACCAGTACAGCGCCTGCACCGAGCCCTGGACCCGGCTCAACGTCAAGAGCAAGCTGGAGAAGGTGGGGGTCTTCCTGGACTACGACAAAGGGCTTCTCATCTTCTACAATGCCGACGACATGTCCTGGCTCTACACCTTCCGGGAGCGCTTTCCCGGGAAGCTCTGCTCCTATTTCAGCCCCGGGCAGAGCCACGCCAACGGGAAGAACGTCCAACCGCTCCGCATCAACACTGTGCGCATCTGA
- the LOC115617459 gene encoding E3 ubiquitin-protein ligase TRIM62 isoform X1 gives MACSLKDELLCSICLSIYQDPVSFGCEHYFCRRCITEHWVRQEPQGTRDCPECRRTFTEPTLAPSLKLANIVERYSAFPLDTLLGAQRSPFPCKDHEKVKLFCLTDRAVVCFFCDEPAMHEQHQVTNVDDAFEELQRELREQLQGLQESERGHTEALQVLRRQLAETKSSAKSLRVTIGEAFERLHRLLRERQKAMLEELEADTARTLTDIEQKMQRCSQQLRRVQEGSQILQERLAEADKHVFLAGVASLSERLKGKIHETNLTYEDFPTSKYMGPLQYTIWKSLFQDIHPVPAALTLDPGTAHHRLILSDDCTIVAYGNLHPQPLQDSPRRFDVEVSVLGSEAFGAGVHYWEVVVSEKTQWMIGLAHEAVTRKGSIQIQPSRGFYCIVMHDGNQYSACTEPWTRLNVKSKLEKVGVFLDYDKGLLIFYNADDMSWLYTFRERFPGKLCSYFSPGQSHANGKNVQPLRINTVRI, from the exons ATGGCCTGCAGCCTGAAGGAcgagctgctctgctccatctGCCTGAGCATCTACCAGGACCCGGTGAGCTTCGGGTGCGAGCACTACTTCTGCCGCCGGTGCATCACGGAGCACTGGGTGCGCCAGGAGCCGCAGGGCACCCGCGACTGCCCCGAGTGCCGCCGCACCTTCACCGAGCCCACCCTGGCCCCCAGCCTCAAGCTGGCCAACATCGTGGAGCGGTACAGCGCCTTCCCCCTGGACACGCTGCTGGGCGCCCAGcgcagccccttcccctgcaAGGACCACGAGAAGGTCAAGCTCTTCTGCCTGACCGACCGCGCCGTCGTCTGCTTCTTCTGCGACGAGCCCGCCATGCACGAGCAGCACCAGGTCACCAACGTGGATGATGCGTTCGAGGAGCTGCAG CGGGAGCTGCgggagcagctccaggggctgcaggagagTGAGCGCGGCCACACGGAAGCTCTGCAGGTCCTGCGGCGGCAGCTCGCCGAGACCAAG TCCTCAGCCAAGAGCCTGCGGGTGACCATCGGGGAAGCGTTCGAGCGGCTGCACCGGCTGCTGCGGGAGCGGCAGAAGGCgatgctggaggagctggaggccGACACGGCGCGGACGCTCACCGACATCGAGCAGAAGATGCAGcgctgcagccagcagctgcgCAGGGTGCAGGAGGGCAGCCAGATCCTGCAGGAGCGCCTGGCCGAGGCCGACAAACACGTCTTCCTGGCCGGCGTCGCCTCCCTTTCCGAGAG GCTCAAAGGGAAGATCCATGAGACCAACCTGACCTACGAGGACTTCCCCACCTCCAAGTACATGGGGCCGCTGCAGTACACCATCTGGAAATCGCTCTTCCAGGATATCCATCCTG TGCCGGCGGCGCTGACGCTGGACCCCGGCACCGCTCACCACCGCCTCATCCTGTCGGACGACTGCACCATCGTGGCTTACGGCAACCTGCACCCGCAGCCGCTGCAGGACTCCCCCCGGCGCTTCGATGTGGAGGTTTCGGTGCTGGGCTCGGAGGCTTTTGGCGCTGGGGTGCACTACTGGGAGGTGGTGGTGTCCGAGAAGACCCAGTGGATGATCGGGTTGGCGCACGAAGCCGTCACCCGCAAGGGCAGCATCCAAATCCAGCCCAGCCGCGGGTTCTACTGCATCGTCATGCACGACGGCAACCAGTACAGCGCCTGCACCGAGCCCTGGACCCGGCTCAACGTCAAGAGCAAGCTGGAGAAGGTGGGGGTCTTCCTGGACTACGACAAAGGGCTTCTCATCTTCTACAATGCCGACGACATGTCCTGGCTCTACACCTTCCGGGAGCGCTTTCCCGGGAAGCTCTGCTCCTATTTCAGCCCCGGGCAGAGCCACGCCAACGGGAAGAACGTCCAACCGCTCCGCATCAACACTGTGCGCATCTGA
- the SVBP gene encoding small vasohibin-binding protein encodes MGCYALSSRPPGGAVACLAPGGPTDGHNRGACAGGGGASPPPSCPGSGPAAMEAGAGGRKERPKPREPAARLERARQRAAQQELKQRQRAEIYALNRVMTELEQQQFDSFCRQMQASGE; translated from the exons ATGGGGTGCTATGCGCTCTCCTCCCGCCCGCCAGGGGGCGCTGTCGCTTGTCTAGCTCCGGGGGGGCCCACAGACGGACACAACAGAGGCGCGTGCgccggggggggcggggcctcgccgccgccatcttgccCCGGGAGCGGGCCCGCCG ccATGGAGGCGGGCGCGGGCGGGCGCAAGGAGCGGCCGAAGCCGCGGGAGCCGGCGGCGCGGCTGGAGCGGGCCCGGCAGAGAGCGGCGCAGCAGGAGCTCAAGCAGCGGCAGCGCGCCGAG ATCTACGCGCTGAACCGGGTGATGAcggagctggagcagcagcagttcgACTCCTTCTGCCGGCAGATGCAGGCTTCGGGCGAGTGA
- the TMEM269 gene encoding transmembrane protein 269 isoform X2, with translation MSPRLEAAPARPSPPPRGLAGVFQSTKKLFLCEQRGRGRSQALEFLRRNAANGLSVANLVAGLSSILCSLNRQHHHSCWLLLVGFLLDLADGAVARRLDACSALGAKLDDFADFTTFGLATALLLQPQGVLSGVLALCYVLAVFARLCFFSSGIPFTYRGLPCPYASSLLAGTFLLSGGNVTLLRATAAVMILFMLDRGFYPHDKVLESQLWKKVVYAGGVAAVLFSPATVASIYCLAWSMSYIVFPFAIWSCKAKPLPKAY, from the exons ATGAGTCCCCGCTTGGAAGCGGCGCCGGCTCGGCCGTCACCGCCGCCTCGGGGCCTCGCAGGTGTTTTCCAGTCCACCAAGAAGCTGTTCCTGTGTGAGCAGAGGGGCCGGGGCCGGAGCCAGGCACTGGAATTCCTCCGGAGGAACGCCGCCAATGGGCTCTCGGTGGCCAACCTGGTGGCCGGGCTCTCCTCCATCCTCTGCAGCCTCAACAG gcagcaccACCActcctgctggctgctgctcgTGGGCTTCCTGCTGGACCTGGCCGACGGTGCCGTGGCGCGGCGGCTCGACGCCTGCTCGGCGCTGG GTGCCAAGCTGGATGATTTCGCCGATTTCACCACGTTCGGGCTGGCCAcggcgctgctgctgcagccgcAGGGGGTGCTGAGCGGGGTGCTGGCCCTCTGCTACGTGCTGGCCGTGTTCGCCCGTCTCTGCTTCTTCTCCAGCG GGATCCCCTTCACCTACCGGGGGCTGCCCTGTCCCTACGCGTCCTCGCTGCTGGCGGGCACCTTCCTGCTGTCCGGGGGCAATGTCACCCTGCTGCGGGCCACCGCCGCCGTCATGATCCTCTTCATGCTCGACCGGGGCTTCTACCCCCACGACAAGGTGCTGGAATCCCAGCTCTGGAAGAAAGTGGTTTATGCCGGAG GGGTGGCCGCTGTCCTCTTCTCACCAGCCACGGTGGCTTCCATCTATTGCCTCGCCTGGTCCATGTCCTACATCGTGTTCCCCTTTGCCATCTGGAGCTGCAAAGCCAAACCCCTGCCTAAAGCCTACTAa
- the TMEM269 gene encoding transmembrane protein 269 isoform X1, with product MSPRLEAAPARPSPPPRGLAGVFQSTKKLFLCEQRGRGRSQALEFLRRNAANGLSVANLVAGLSSILCSLNRQHHHSCWLLLVGFLLDLADGAVARRLDACSALGAKLDDFADFTTFGLATALLLQPQGVLSGVLALCYVLAVFARLCFFSSAGIPFTYRGLPCPYASSLLAGTFLLSGGNVTLLRATAAVMILFMLDRGFYPHDKVLESQLWKKVVYAGGVAAVLFSPATVASIYCLAWSMSYIVFPFAIWSCKAKPLPKAY from the exons ATGAGTCCCCGCTTGGAAGCGGCGCCGGCTCGGCCGTCACCGCCGCCTCGGGGCCTCGCAGGTGTTTTCCAGTCCACCAAGAAGCTGTTCCTGTGTGAGCAGAGGGGCCGGGGCCGGAGCCAGGCACTGGAATTCCTCCGGAGGAACGCCGCCAATGGGCTCTCGGTGGCCAACCTGGTGGCCGGGCTCTCCTCCATCCTCTGCAGCCTCAACAG gcagcaccACCActcctgctggctgctgctcgTGGGCTTCCTGCTGGACCTGGCCGACGGTGCCGTGGCGCGGCGGCTCGACGCCTGCTCGGCGCTGG GTGCCAAGCTGGATGATTTCGCCGATTTCACCACGTTCGGGCTGGCCAcggcgctgctgctgcagccgcAGGGGGTGCTGAGCGGGGTGCTGGCCCTCTGCTACGTGCTGGCCGTGTTCGCCCGTCTCTGCTTCTTCTCCAGCG CAGGGATCCCCTTCACCTACCGGGGGCTGCCCTGTCCCTACGCGTCCTCGCTGCTGGCGGGCACCTTCCTGCTGTCCGGGGGCAATGTCACCCTGCTGCGGGCCACCGCCGCCGTCATGATCCTCTTCATGCTCGACCGGGGCTTCTACCCCCACGACAAGGTGCTGGAATCCCAGCTCTGGAAGAAAGTGGTTTATGCCGGAG GGGTGGCCGCTGTCCTCTTCTCACCAGCCACGGTGGCTTCCATCTATTGCCTCGCCTGGTCCATGTCCTACATCGTGTTCCCCTTTGCCATCTGGAGCTGCAAAGCCAAACCCCTGCCTAAAGCCTACTAa